A stretch of Natronococcus sp. CG52 DNA encodes these proteins:
- a CDS encoding uracil-xanthine permease family protein, producing MSANTDGEMELEYGLDDRPPWPKSILLGLQHVAVMIVPATAVAYIVADGVGLAPGDTAYIVQMILLFSGLATVIQAYTVGPVGARLPLVMGTSFTFVGAITTIGADFGLAAVFGAILVSGFAVEGLIGWQFNRVKPFFPPLVTGLVVVIIGLYLIPVGMEYAAGGVGAEDFGALHNVGLAALVLAVAVGLNLFTRGVARLLSILAAIVVGYAAAVALGLVDFSPVGDAAWVAVPSPTRYGFEFEPIAIVTFAFLFLVSAMETVGDMSGVTAAEGRSPSEEEVRGGLFTDGIVSSIGSIFATFPVTTFSQNVGIVSFTGVMSRHVVAVSGIILGVLGFSPKVGAVVTTIPSAVFGGAVLLMVGMVAASGVRLIILHTELDRRNMVIVAVSLGLGLGIATTPEALAGLPSAARTFFGEPVILTALSALVLNTFVPGEQSPLFDEVSTGSEIESPTVGPNDD from the coding sequence ATGTCGGCTAACACGGACGGGGAGATGGAACTCGAGTACGGTCTCGACGACAGGCCGCCGTGGCCGAAATCGATCCTGCTCGGCCTGCAACACGTCGCGGTGATGATCGTGCCGGCGACCGCGGTGGCGTACATCGTCGCCGACGGCGTCGGCCTCGCTCCGGGAGATACGGCCTACATCGTCCAGATGATCCTGCTCTTTTCCGGACTGGCGACGGTTATCCAGGCGTACACGGTCGGTCCCGTCGGTGCCCGACTCCCGCTCGTCATGGGGACGAGTTTCACGTTCGTCGGCGCGATCACGACGATCGGCGCGGATTTCGGACTGGCCGCGGTCTTCGGCGCGATCCTCGTCAGCGGTTTCGCGGTCGAGGGACTCATCGGCTGGCAGTTCAACCGCGTCAAACCCTTCTTCCCCCCGCTCGTCACCGGACTCGTCGTCGTCATCATCGGTCTCTACCTCATCCCCGTCGGAATGGAGTACGCCGCGGGCGGCGTCGGCGCGGAGGACTTCGGTGCCCTCCACAACGTCGGTCTGGCCGCGCTCGTGCTGGCCGTCGCCGTCGGTCTCAACCTCTTCACTCGCGGGGTCGCCCGCCTCCTCTCGATTCTCGCCGCCATCGTCGTCGGCTACGCCGCCGCCGTCGCGCTCGGCCTCGTCGACTTCTCGCCGGTCGGCGACGCGGCGTGGGTCGCCGTCCCCTCGCCGACCAGGTACGGCTTCGAGTTCGAGCCGATCGCGATCGTCACCTTCGCCTTCCTCTTTCTCGTCTCCGCGATGGAGACCGTCGGCGACATGTCCGGCGTCACGGCCGCCGAGGGCCGATCTCCCTCGGAGGAAGAGGTCCGCGGCGGGCTCTTCACCGACGGGATCGTGAGCTCGATCGGTTCGATCTTCGCCACGTTCCCGGTAACGACGTTCTCCCAGAACGTCGGAATCGTCAGCTTCACGGGTGTAATGAGCCGTCACGTCGTCGCCGTCAGCGGGATCATTCTCGGTGTGCTCGGTTTCAGTCCAAAAGTCGGCGCCGTCGTCACGACGATCCCCAGCGCGGTCTTCGGCGGCGCCGTCCTGCTCATGGTCGGCATGGTCGCCGCAAGCGGCGTCCGACTCATCATCCTCCACACCGAACTGGACCGCCGGAACATGGTCATCGTCGCCGTCTCCCTCGGTCTCGGTCTCGGCATCGCGACGACCCCCGAAGCGCTCGCGGGACTGCCGTCGGCCGCCCGGACCTTCTTCGGCGAACCCGTCATCCTGACCGCGCTGTCGGCGCTGGTGCTCAACACGTTCGTTCCCGGTGAGCAGAGTCCTCTGTTCGACGAGGTTTCCACCGGATCGGAAATCGAATCGCCGACTGTCGGTCCGAACGACGACTGA
- the hpt gene encoding hypoxanthine/guanine phosphoribosyltransferase — MERLLDSLDDAPIIDKDGYEYLVHPISNGVPMLDPALLREVVVEVMKTADLDVDKIVAPEAMGIHLATAVSLQTDVPLVVIRKRPYGLEGEVSLHQETGYSESEMYINDISEGDRVVVIDDMLSTGGTLAAICESLDDIGAEIADIVVVMRKVGDSALDETAFEATSLIDITVEGGEVTVHETLETADADAVLDSVHESE; from the coding sequence ATGGAGCGACTCCTCGACTCGCTGGACGACGCACCGATCATCGACAAGGACGGCTACGAGTACCTCGTCCACCCGATCAGCAACGGCGTCCCGATGCTCGATCCCGCCCTGTTGCGAGAGGTCGTCGTCGAGGTGATGAAGACCGCCGATCTGGACGTCGACAAAATCGTCGCGCCGGAGGCGATGGGGATTCACCTCGCGACCGCCGTCTCGCTCCAGACCGACGTTCCGCTGGTCGTGATCCGCAAGCGTCCGTACGGCCTCGAGGGCGAGGTGTCGCTCCACCAGGAGACGGGCTACTCGGAGTCGGAGATGTACATCAACGATATCAGCGAGGGAGACCGCGTGGTCGTCATCGACGACATGCTCTCGACCGGCGGAACGCTGGCGGCGATCTGTGAGTCCCTGGACGATATCGGTGCCGAGATCGCGGACATCGTCGTCGTCATGCGAAAGGTCGGCGACTCGGCGCTCGACGAGACGGCGTTCGAGGCGACGAGTCTCATCGACATCACCGTCGAGGGCGGCGAGGTGACGGTTCACGAGACGCTGGAGACCGCCGACGCCGACGCGGTCCTCGATTCTGTGCACGAAAGTGAATAA
- a CDS encoding MEDS domain-containing protein, whose product MSRQAENGTQEGVLGLKSGLDALRRSRDFRGPVEPLDDHEHANDHFALIYESQEEQFAAVMPFIRQGLERGERCLYIADDRSRETVLEAMREYGIDADAALESGALMVQTKQDTYLRNGSFDPDDMIAFLADAVDDAIEEYEGLRVTGEMSWVFGDDLEIEDLLEYEGKLDTLFPDVNGIALCQYNRERFAPEIIRDVVRTHPHIIHDTVVSHNFYYTPPEEFFGPDQPANEVDRMLGTLHDRTEAKAELKGRQQFLRKQNEVTADPNRSFEEKLQTLFELGCERFDLELGAMARVDTDDDWFEVECVSDDHAHFEPGVELPLSETYCTAATEIKAAGCVSNPRAEGYDDIFVYQEFGIRAYLGTYVAVEGGTDRTFFFVSSEPREDGFSDDERAFLQLMGQWVQYELEHHRREQDQQTLYEIAANTDRTFDEKLQALFELGCERFDLELGGLARIEPETDLFEVESISGEHEHLEQGAQVDLSETYCRVLTADGETAGITNPTENGFDDIRAFEEFGVNAYLGTRIGFQDETDRTLFFVASEPRDASFSEAERTFLHLMGQWLQYELEYRQRERTLRETVDQLQQSNDRLKQFAYAASHDLQEPLRMISSYLQLLESQYGDELDEDAMEYIDFAVDGADRMRAMVDDLLAYSRVEQSDGELQPIDCETVLERVTSDLQVQIEESDAEIVADSLPTVRGNREQLEQLFSNLLSNAIKYSGDDTPHVEITARRRSDRWLFSVADDGIGIEREKTEKIFEVFKRLHHDDEYPGTGIGLSLCQEIVENHGGDIWVDSEPDAGSTFFFTLPERTAR is encoded by the coding sequence ATGAGCAGGCAGGCCGAAAACGGGACCCAGGAGGGTGTGCTAGGCCTCAAGAGCGGACTCGACGCGCTCCGACGGAGCCGGGATTTTCGGGGACCCGTCGAACCCCTCGACGATCACGAGCACGCAAACGATCACTTTGCGCTTATTTACGAGAGTCAGGAAGAGCAGTTTGCAGCCGTCATGCCGTTCATCCGACAGGGCCTGGAACGAGGCGAACGGTGTCTCTACATTGCCGACGACCGCTCTCGGGAGACGGTTCTCGAGGCGATGCGGGAGTACGGAATCGACGCGGACGCCGCGCTCGAGTCGGGCGCGCTGATGGTTCAGACCAAGCAGGATACCTACCTCCGGAACGGTTCGTTCGATCCCGACGACATGATTGCCTTCCTCGCCGACGCCGTCGACGACGCGATCGAGGAGTACGAGGGGCTGCGGGTCACGGGCGAGATGAGCTGGGTGTTCGGTGACGATCTCGAGATCGAGGACCTCCTCGAGTACGAAGGAAAGCTCGACACGCTCTTCCCGGACGTGAACGGAATCGCGCTCTGTCAGTACAACCGCGAGCGGTTTGCCCCGGAGATCATCCGCGACGTCGTTCGGACTCACCCCCACATCATCCACGACACCGTCGTCTCTCACAACTTCTACTACACGCCGCCCGAGGAGTTCTTCGGCCCCGACCAGCCCGCCAACGAAGTCGACCGGATGCTCGGGACGCTACACGACAGAACCGAGGCGAAGGCGGAGCTAAAGGGACGCCAGCAGTTCCTGCGCAAACAGAACGAGGTGACGGCCGATCCGAACCGCTCGTTCGAGGAGAAGCTACAGACGCTGTTCGAACTGGGGTGCGAGCGGTTCGACCTCGAACTCGGCGCGATGGCCCGCGTCGACACCGACGACGACTGGTTCGAGGTCGAGTGCGTCAGCGACGACCACGCCCACTTCGAGCCCGGCGTCGAACTGCCGCTCTCGGAGACCTACTGTACTGCTGCCACCGAAATCAAAGCCGCAGGGTGCGTCTCCAATCCTCGAGCGGAAGGGTACGACGACATCTTCGTCTATCAGGAGTTCGGCATCCGCGCGTATCTCGGCACCTACGTGGCGGTCGAGGGCGGCACCGACCGGACGTTCTTCTTCGTCTCCTCCGAACCGCGCGAAGACGGGTTTTCCGATGACGAACGCGCCTTCCTCCAGTTGATGGGCCAGTGGGTCCAGTACGAACTCGAGCACCACCGGCGCGAACAGGATCAGCAGACGCTGTACGAGATCGCCGCCAACACGGACCGGACGTTCGACGAGAAACTCCAGGCCCTGTTCGAACTCGGCTGTGAGCGGTTCGACCTCGAACTGGGCGGCCTCGCCCGTATCGAACCGGAAACCGATCTGTTCGAGGTCGAATCCATCAGCGGAGAACACGAGCACCTCGAACAGGGAGCCCAGGTCGATCTCTCCGAAACCTACTGCCGCGTCCTCACGGCAGACGGAGAGACTGCCGGTATCACGAATCCGACGGAAAACGGGTTCGACGACATCCGGGCGTTCGAGGAGTTCGGCGTAAACGCCTACCTCGGAACGCGTATCGGGTTCCAGGACGAGACCGACAGGACGCTGTTTTTCGTCGCGTCCGAGCCGCGAGACGCGTCGTTCTCGGAGGCCGAACGCACGTTCCTCCACCTGATGGGACAGTGGTTGCAGTACGAACTCGAGTACCGCCAACGCGAACGAACCCTCAGAGAAACGGTCGACCAGTTACAGCAGTCGAACGATCGGCTGAAACAGTTCGCCTACGCCGCCTCCCACGACCTCCAGGAGCCGCTCCGGATGATCTCGAGTTATCTGCAGTTACTCGAGAGTCAGTACGGCGACGAACTCGACGAGGACGCGATGGAGTACATCGACTTCGCGGTCGATGGCGCCGACCGAATGCGGGCGATGGTCGACGACCTCCTCGCGTACTCGCGGGTCGAACAGTCCGACGGAGAACTGCAACCGATCGACTGTGAGACGGTCCTCGAGCGAGTCACGAGCGACCTCCAAGTGCAGATCGAGGAGAGCGATGCGGAGATCGTCGCCGACTCCCTGCCGACGGTCCGGGGTAATCGCGAACAACTCGAGCAACTGTTCTCCAATCTGCTCTCGAACGCCATCAAGTACAGCGGCGACGACACGCCTCACGTGGAGATTACCGCCAGACGACGATCCGACCGGTGGCTGTTTTCGGTTGCCGACGACGGGATCGGCATCGAACGGGAGAAAACGGAGAAGATCTTCGAGGTCTTCAAGCGACTCCACCACGACGACGAGTATCCGGGAACGGGGATCGGGCTCTCACTGTGCCAGGAAATCGTCGAAAACCACGGCGGAGACATCTGGGTCGACTCCGAACCCGACGCGGGATCGACGTTCTTCTTTACGCTCCCTGAACGAACGGCGAGGTAA
- a CDS encoding response regulator: protein MDDIDILLVEDNHGDIHLVERAFDTRALTGTLHTVQTGDDALDWLHQRGEFADAPRPDLVLLDLNLPGTSGHTVLEESKSDPDLRRVPVIVLTSSRAEDDLIDAYDTHANACLIKPVDPEEFADRIQAFVEFWVTTATLPSTPGAH, encoded by the coding sequence ATGGACGACATCGACATTCTACTGGTAGAAGACAACCACGGCGACATTCACCTGGTCGAACGAGCGTTCGACACCCGAGCGCTAACCGGGACGTTACACACGGTTCAGACCGGAGACGACGCCCTCGACTGGCTCCATCAGCGCGGGGAGTTCGCGGACGCGCCGCGTCCCGACCTCGTGTTGCTGGATCTGAACCTGCCGGGGACCAGCGGTCACACCGTACTCGAGGAGAGCAAATCCGACCCCGACCTGCGGCGGGTCCCGGTGATCGTCCTAACGAGTTCGCGGGCCGAAGACGATCTGATCGACGCCTACGATACCCACGCTAACGCGTGTCTGATCAAGCCCGTCGATCCCGAGGAGTTCGCGGATCGTATCCAGGCGTTCGTGGAGTTCTGGGTCACCACCGCGACGCTCCCCTCGACTCCGGGGGCACACTGA
- a CDS encoding DUF302 domain-containing protein, with translation MKKGLYPVIDRLGVETAIRVATPVSVADAEAALRETLTGAGFEVLADVDVQAIHHHYNLEYPEFKILCVGNRPEMEAGLETDPGLGAFVPLSVILYDLDGETRVSAIRPTTLLALFTDDDLRRIIRETEATIWEALTAGVPDAEVLSEEPPLAPGEGEIRARIKQSLNLVLALVDAEYSIHVSSPLPREQVEVEVRDALDRRGQKVLGEVGDTLLVGNPGQAHKALAIEPDIAVFVPLSVTISEEDGETHVRTVRPSTLLAFFADPDLRDVLQEMELLLWNALVDGVPDATVHSRQPPLPPSGGQRTTAAELPGRLGSVDRSR, from the coding sequence GTGAAGAAGGGACTCTACCCGGTGATCGATCGCCTCGGGGTGGAGACGGCAATTCGGGTCGCGACGCCCGTCTCCGTCGCGGACGCCGAGGCGGCGCTTCGGGAAACGCTTACCGGGGCGGGATTCGAGGTGCTGGCGGACGTGGACGTTCAGGCCATCCACCACCACTACAACCTCGAGTATCCCGAGTTCAAGATCCTCTGCGTGGGTAACCGGCCGGAGATGGAAGCGGGACTGGAGACCGATCCGGGTCTCGGTGCGTTCGTGCCGCTGTCGGTGATCCTCTACGACCTCGACGGGGAGACGCGCGTGAGTGCGATCCGGCCGACCACCCTGCTGGCACTGTTCACGGACGACGACCTTCGTCGAATCATCCGGGAGACCGAGGCGACCATCTGGGAAGCGCTCACCGCGGGCGTTCCCGACGCCGAGGTGCTCAGCGAGGAGCCACCGTTAGCACCAGGCGAGGGGGAAATCCGAGCGCGGATCAAGCAGTCGCTCAACCTCGTGCTCGCGCTGGTCGACGCCGAGTACAGTATTCACGTCTCGAGCCCGCTCCCGCGAGAGCAGGTCGAGGTCGAGGTGCGAGACGCCCTGGACCGACGCGGGCAAAAGGTCCTGGGCGAGGTCGGTGACACGCTGCTCGTCGGCAATCCCGGACAGGCGCACAAAGCGCTCGCGATCGAACCGGATATCGCGGTCTTCGTCCCGCTGTCGGTGACCATCTCCGAGGAGGACGGCGAGACGCACGTGCGAACGGTCCGGCCGTCGACGCTGCTCGCGTTCTTCGCCGATCCCGACCTTCGGGACGTTCTCCAGGAGATGGAGCTACTGCTGTGGAACGCGCTCGTCGACGGCGTGCCGGACGCGACGGTCCACAGCCGACAGCCGCCGCTCCCGCCGAGCGGCGGACAGCGGACGACCGCGGCGGAACTGCCGGGGCGACTGGGATCGGTCGACCGCTCGCGGTGA
- a CDS encoding DUF4383 domain-containing protein, with translation MTTATATREASGPRDPQRGAATFFGATLVALGVVDASGVLSNSDRLLGVFRIPPSINVVHVLTGLLGLGLARYVGGATLFNKLGGVIYGAVALGGIVSILAGRGGVNWPTNALHLLLAVLVAAVGFEGGRRRPT, from the coding sequence ATGACTACCGCGACGGCGACTCGAGAGGCGAGCGGCCCGCGGGACCCGCAGCGAGGCGCGGCGACGTTCTTCGGCGCGACGCTCGTCGCGCTCGGCGTCGTCGACGCCAGCGGCGTCCTGTCGAACAGCGACCGGCTCCTCGGCGTTTTCCGCATCCCGCCGAGCATCAACGTGGTCCACGTCCTGACGGGGCTCCTCGGGCTGGGGCTGGCCCGTTACGTCGGGGGCGCGACGCTGTTCAACAAACTCGGCGGGGTCATCTACGGAGCCGTCGCCCTCGGCGGCATCGTCAGCATCCTCGCCGGACGGGGCGGGGTCAACTGGCCGACGAACGCGCTCCACCTCCTGCTGGCCGTTCTCGTCGCGGCGGTCGGCTTCGAGGGCGGCAGGCGGCGACCGACCTGA
- a CDS encoding DUF7124 domain-containing protein: protein MSSERRRGELTLVFTVAAVERLANPPVAVADARGWSTSVGVVGDGEPDAVTDAVERADVDPDFVSGAKGTAGSLAAVRQRLSTDRYVVVGSDDEVRRTAQALGWEYLPLEEAAAKAGWELADG from the coding sequence ATGAGCAGCGAGAGGCGTCGCGGCGAACTGACGCTCGTGTTCACGGTCGCGGCGGTGGAGCGACTCGCGAACCCGCCGGTGGCCGTCGCCGACGCTCGTGGGTGGAGCACGTCCGTTGGCGTCGTCGGCGACGGCGAACCCGACGCCGTGACGGACGCCGTCGAGCGCGCGGACGTCGATCCGGACTTCGTCTCGGGAGCGAAGGGAACCGCGGGCAGTCTCGCGGCCGTTCGCCAGCGGCTCTCGACCGACCGGTACGTCGTCGTCGGTTCCGACGACGAGGTGCGACGAACCGCGCAGGCGCTCGGCTGGGAGTACCTGCCGCTCGAGGAGGCGGCCGCGAAGGCGGGTTGGGAACTCGCAGACGGGTGA